One Equus caballus isolate H_3958 breed thoroughbred chromosome 8, TB-T2T, whole genome shotgun sequence genomic window, ATCCCTTTAAAGTATTAATCTATTTCCTGAATAACATATggaatatttaacaaatactgtACACCAATTCTGTCCCTTATAATAGTAAGAAAacagtattattttaataaattttactcCTCCCAACTTCCTTTTACATTCTTGCTCACCATGGTATCGCCTGTAGTATAGTtaactgttctttaaaaaaaaaaaaaaaaaaaaaagaggaatttctAGCCAGTGTTTTCTAACAGCAACTGCAAAATGCTacagaaaccataaaacaaatttaaataagaattccGGTAACTTAAATTAACACGAGTTTTGAGAAAACGATTTTTATTATCACCACCACCCAGCTCATGTGTGCTGGGTTATGTACCAAATGGCCAGATCTTCTAAAGAACATCTACATAACATTTCCTCATGTTTCAAGAGATGAAAATAACTGTACAAGGTTAAGTACAAAAGTACACAAGACAGCGTACACGAAAAATCCACATGAGATTTTATCCCACCTGCagcttttatatatttgaaaagtagAATTCATGAACTAAAAAATATTGTCCTTCTATAATCCTGTCAAGTTTAATGGAAGTGGGTTTAACCTGATTACAACACTAACACCAGTATCACTGATCTGATATTTACAAAAAATcgtatttttcaataaattaaagTCAATGCAACACCCATGCAAGCTAGAATGCTAGCTGTTTGGTGAACAAGGACTGACATCAGAACCAGAAGTCTATAAAGTCCCAAACATTAAGCGTGATCTTTTTCAAACTGCATCCATTCCTCGCATTGATGATGTGAAACCCAATCCCAttcctctctgtgtgtgtgtttgtgatctTGCCATTTCATACTGAGCATCCAGATTTCTAAATACTTCTTCCTGTTGTTTCAAAGTCTTGTAACTTTCTTCATCAACCGAACTACATCCAGCTTCATCTTCACTCTAAATATCAGACATGCaatgtattattaaaatggaTTCAGATGGAAATAAAAAGTGCTGTCACTTGACAGTACTGGTAAATTGCATCTTTAGGATACATATTTGACCCTAATTACTTAGCTTCCATCCACTCATTCAGTATCTATGGAGTAGTGGGATAGAGCAGGATGTAACGAAAATCAACTTAATCTTAGTGGGCATAAGGAAGAACACGTAGAACATGCCAGACAGTGCATCAATAAATGCCTCAGAGAAAAGTACAGTAGTAAATGGAAATGGAGTAtttgctactttaaaaaaagCAGGTGAGAAAGGACTCTAAAAAGGTGGTATTTGAACAGAaaccagaaataagaaaaatactcaTGCAGGTAGCTGATGGAAGAATAGTGCAGggaaggctaacaggaaatgcaaAGGTCCTCTGGAATGTTCAAGATTAGCCAGCTCAGTGCagcttattttaataaaataacccTTCAATAAAAAACCAACTCCCTTAGTAAAAACCATTTGTGGATCTTTCCACGTGGCTGTATGAAATCTAATACTGTATTTGTCTATTTACACTTCATTCAGCAAAAAACCAATTTTCAACATCTTTGAAAAAGAGATTCCTTGAAACTTCAAACATTAAGAAGATTCTACCCCACCAAGTCCAGTTAACCTTAAATGGAAGAGTATTTTTTTCAGCAAATTCATTAATTCCTTTtcacaatttcatttttatttgctaaaagaAGCTTATAATGTCAAACAAGGTTTACCTAAGGTATAAAAACTCAGTAATAATCAACAAACATGTTAATTCAAATCGAACAATTAGCATTGACAACTAgtgatgaaaatatattttaactctGCGAAACTAATTTGgagaacataaacaaaaaaagcaCTAGAAAATACCAAGTTGACACATCATcgaaataatttttgaaaaccaATGTTACCCTGAAAATCTAagttaacattaattttaatacaAAGTGTATAACTCACCTTAATACCCATTAATTTCCTAAATTTGACATTTTGGTCCTTGTTTCCAAAATTCAATTTTTCCCATATTTCAGCAGACTGGGATTTGTCCTGTTAAGAAACACTGAGCTTTTAGAATATGTAaaacttgaatattttttattaggaTATTAAATTTCTCCCTAATACAGtctaagtaaaagaaacaaaagcactTATGGCATTCTATCAATGTaaaagtttataattattttaaggtTTCTATTATAGATTAATgatgcaaagaaatagaagtacttcataaaatactttttttatacCTTAAATACTTAGGTTTTTATAAAAACACCTAAGCTAAAGAGCCTCTTTACCCTTAATAGATGCACAGTACTACTGATTTTCTTTGAAAGCTTGACTTACATCATGCATTTCCCCCCCAGTATTAAATATTTGTGGCACATAAAACTATTCCAGTTGGGTTCTCAGAAAAAAGATACACTGAAACTGATCTTTTCCAACTCAGACTTGTTTTTCTAAGCAACTgctacttagaaataaattataaaaggaaTAAGAGAACTTACCCCTTCTTTCTTGCCTTGCCAaagcatctttctctttttctcttgttcagcAAATTTCATTGGATTCACAGCTGCTGGGTTATAATAGCTAGGTACAGCTATTCCGGTCTCTGCCAAAGCTTTAGCTTGCAGGGCTGCCATTTGAGCTGCCATGGCTATCTGAGGAGTTACTTGCGTTCCTGATGCCAAAAGGGCAGCAACATTGAGAACGGAACCTCCAGTAGCTGCAGCTGCTGAAAGAGGAGATGAATATGGATATTAAGCCTAACTAAAACAAACCTGATCTACagtaatacaatttttttaatataagctaCTAATCTGCAGAAAGGCAGGATATTTTCaccaaatataaagaaatgatttttaGCTTACAAAGCAAATAACACTTTAGCAAACATTTATCGAATGTATTCATCGATGGATGTATCTCTATGATCCCTTACATATACACCAAAACTTCATCTATTTCTCTGAGGACAAACAGAATTCTGCAAATAGTAAAAACGTATATGATTTCAATGGAAACAAACTATGGTGCCTGTAGCTAAACTTACAACGCAGtaaaaacttttatttgtatAGTTCTTTATAGCTTAAGAAATGATTTCACAGACATCTCATTTGAAACtcctaataaacatttaaaaacattaagcaagggggtcagcccagtggtgcagtgctcactctgcttcagtggcctgggattcacaggttcggatcccaggcgtggacttgcacaccactcattaaggcatgctgtggtggtgtcccacatacaaaacagaggaaaattggcaaagatttttgctcagtgacaatcttcctcaagcaaaaagaggaagattggcgacagatgctagctcagggccaatcttcctcaccaaaaagattaaaataaacataaaaacattcAACAGGTATTATGCACATTAAACAGATACTAAGCCCAACTCTATAAAAGTTAAGTGCCATGCCtgctatttccattttaaagtggTTGAGTCAATCTGTAAAAAGATTGTTCTAATGACATATTTTTCTATCAGTCCAAAATATAAGCTTAAAAAGTCCTTAAATTACTAACATTATGGGAATCCAGTTATGAAAACTGTTATAATTATGTATTGACAAAACAGCagttttagattattttaaaaagtaccacTATTTACTAGcaatatcaaaaaacaagacaCTTTGCAAATTATATTTCATACAATTCAACAGTAAACTCTGTGATCACCTTTAATCATCCAGAGACAATGTTCATGTTATACCTAAAAACTCTTTTTttgataagattttttttttttcctttttctcccaaagcccccctgtacacagttgtgtatttttagttgtggatccttctagatgtgacatgtgggatgtcgcctcagcatggcctgatgagcggtgccatgtccacacccaggattcgaaccggcgaaaccctgggccgccaaagcagagcgtgcgaacccaaccactcagcccctgggccagcccctgatttcttAAATAGTAAGACAATACACAGTTCATCTTTAATATACTACATTTCCAAAATCATAACTAAAAGATGTGCAGTGATGGCTAAAGTGCCACATAAATAAGAGTAGTCactatttacttttcaaaattatctGCATCAAACAAGTCAGAAATACATATGCATGAAGATTTTACAGAGTAGGGGGTTGGctccgtggccgagaggttaagtttgcacattctgtttcggtggcccagggtttctccggttcatATCCTGAGTGGGGatgtagcactgctcatcaagccatactgaggtggcgtcccacatgccacaactagaaggacccacaactaaaatatacaactgtgtactggtgggctctgggtagaaaaagggaaaaaaaattatttttaaacccctcaaaacattcaaaaaaaaggggaaaagattTTATGAGGTAGGgaagcaagactaaaaataaGATGTTCATattacagtaataaaaaaatacGTTTATGATGTACTGTTGGGTAGTAGAGACCATGGGTGATTTTCTTCCTATTACGTTTCTAAACTTCTCAAATTTTCCACAGAGAAATTCCATAtacttccataataaaaaaattacctGCAGctatttcttgttgtttttgtttctcaacCATTTCCTTTTCTCGCTGTTCTTGTAATTTCTTTGCCCTTTCCAATCTGTCAAAGacaatttaaaacaatataaatttaaaataacaatataaaaccAGTATTTATCTTGCTATTTCTCTACACGTACACATGCATAGACATAAAACACTTtatatatagaattttaaattaaCACCTTCCCCAAATAGATATCTGCatgtggggaaaaaagcaatCATTCTTAAGACAGTATCAGTCACAGTTAAAGAATATTTCAATACtgattttaaacatgtttttagTTCACTAAATATCCAAAAACCGGAATAGTATTTATATACACAGTTCCCAGAgagaatggtaaaaataaataaataaaaattattcaaccTTATCAGTGCTGGttacagaaaaaagaataaaattaaatcttgCTAATAACATATTGAGAACCAAGTAAATCTTAATGCATGTTAAGCAGTAAACAATATTTACAGAATTACCTAAATGCTTCTTGGGGGAGGCTGACACAGGATAAGGCCAATCAAAACATGCAGATAATGATTTTTGTATTTAAACAGACTTTAGCATATAGTCttcaattcaataaaaatttaaaagccaaaactgaaaaaaaagaaagcaaacccTAAATGCCATTCTCTATAATCCAATAAAATGGTAGAAAAACCCTCGATATTAGCAAATTACTTTTGGCAGCAAGGAACTGGAAACGTGAAGCACAAattcattccaaaagaaaataaaaacaaattctggTTCACACTAAACTCACTAATGAATACACATAGCAAATCCTAAGTAATATCATCTTCATAATgattcctgaaaaagaaattccttttctttgaagaatTCTGTGATTTACCAATCATAAGTTTAACCACCACACCTTCCTCCTCTAATATAGTATAAAGGGGAAAGGACTGGggaaaaggtttttttttgttttgttttggggagcTATGGGCAGTAAAATATAGTGGTAGTAAATTGGCATTTGTTCGAACAACTGCTGACATTTACATAAAAGGAACAGAATAATctataattttattccttttattgagTACATATGCAAGAAAGATACAGGATAGACTTGACCTTGTCCTGAGGAATAAAAGTTTCTGATTAGGGGTGACACTAAAGTGCAGCTtcatagatattaaaaatatttctaaaacagttttaaaactcTGTCcttatctaaaaacaaaaaaggaacaaacaaaaaatggtCTACATAGTTCTTTATTAACAAAAGACTTCCCTTCAAATTTCAAGGTGCCAATGAGTAGTCTGGAATTCTGAAATTAGAGTATTTCACATAAACTCGTCACCTGAAAATCACTAAGTAGATTTGTCATTTTAAGTCAAAAAACTTTTAGATGCTAGTAACAGCTTCAGCTTTACTAagatcaaaaaattaaaacacaataaacaaactcataataaataagagaaaattttagGGCTTAAAAAATACTGGTCAGAGTTAATGAACCATTCTTTGTAAATCTGTCCAGATGCTACAGCaaattatttcctaatttttttgattttagtttcagaaagaaaatataattgacTACTACTGGCTGCATACTTAAAATGGCCATTGCAGGTTTGGAACTAACACCATTCACTAAGGTGAATGGAATGAAGAAGGGGTGAGCTCACacctttgctgctgctgctgctgttcagCTGGAGTTTCTGCCAGGCTGGGTTCACAGGGCAGCAGCTCATCAGGTTACATTGTGATAACTGTATGtttgtaatgaaaaaaaaatacaaactcaatttcataaagaaaaaaatcaaaatcaagcGTATAGTTTTCAGAATATGGGAAAACCTGCAAAGAAGCAATtggattttactttatttcttgcCTCTTTATATGAGGCAATTCTTTCAATGGTTTTGCAGATTTCAGTCAGACAGCCCAGCCCTGTGTGTGTAGTCCCAGAATCATTCAtcctagaaatattaaaaaactaaaaaatacaatgatCTCCTTATGCTAGCAGCAGTGAAATTTACAGGAGCAAATAAATTGGCttataatgtttattatttgccACCTTCAAAATAAGACAACTATTGACAGAATTCTACTTCTTCTTTCAGACtgttttgaggaagaaaaaaagtaaacacaGAGCAGTTTTAGAGGCAAAATTAACAGCTCTCCCGTaagatttaaaaaacagtttgaacttcaaacaaaatatttaggagACCGGATTTGAGAAGAATGAATCAGTTAATCACGAAGCAAAGAGGAACTGCTGCAGATCCGACAATCTGCCCTGCTGTGGGAACAACTCAACGTTTAAGAGTGAGAACTGACAAGCCCTTACTTCCAGATCACAAAGATGCCCCAGCAGTCACGGTTAGATTAATTACTGGAATTTCCTCTGACTCAAAGTACTCACTTTGTCCACACAATTGAGTATCTACTTGAAGttgtgaaaggaaaaaatgcatCAAATAACAACATACACACCTCCTAGCTAAAGCTTCTTGTGCATCCATCGCTGTATTTCTGCCTCTGAAGGGAGGTGGACTGGGAGTTCGGCTTAAACTTCTGCTAAATCTTCTTGGTTTCTCAATTCTCTTCTTTCGATCACTGtaataaatcatattttacatACCTCAGTATAGCCAAGGACTAATTACGTTGTTGAATCAAAATCAATTACAGTCAGGCATCACCTAACAATGTTTTGATCAATGTTGAAACAAATATACAACAgcggtcccatgagattagtaccacacagcctagatGAGTGGTAGgttataccatctgggtttgggTAAGCATACTCTATAATGTTCGCATGACAGCAAAATCGCCCGACAACGCagttctcagaacgtatccctgttgttGAGCAAGGCATGACTGTATTGTGATTACAAAATTAACATAATGAATTCAGTGTTCAAAACAACTGAAGTCATTTTAATAGAACTATGCTTACCTGCACTTCACAATAGATCTGATCAAATGAGAACATGTAGGAATGCCAGACAAGTATTTAGGCTCGTTCTTTATTGGTCAGaatgcaattaaaatattttatcatttataaacaAGATTCAGACCCATAATCTAATATTCTCAGATTGATAGAAGAAAAACAGACCCTGTGAGGGGCCtatttgatttttattgaaaatgatgAACACCTACCGACTTCTACTCCTTGTCCTACTCCTGCTTCTACTCCTATGCCTATGTCTTGATCTCGAGCGGGAACGGGATCGGATCCGACgttttctttccctgcttctgGATCgtgatttcttcctctctctgcttctggaTCTTGACTTCTTCCGCTCCCTACTCCTGGATCTTGACTTCTTCCGCTCCCTGCTTCTACTACGATGACGCCTGAAATTCAAGTACACAAATTTGTAGTCACTTAACAGTGATGTCTTCAATTACAGACATTATCAGTTATCTGTAGTGTATGCAATCAAGACTGGCATACTACTCTGTACTGTTATAGAAAGGATAATTGAGGTTTTTAATGGAAGGGGTTATAACAAAAAATGGACTTTTTCATGTTTGATGATGGCTCCTAGGGAACACAGTAAAGCTATAACATGTCAAAAACACAACGTATACTATCCCAGCTTAAGATTGTGTTTAACAGTTTAAAGTTTATTGCCTTAACcaaagtatttataaaatttaagaatGATAATCAAGTTAATCTACTACTGAAAAATTTTGACTGAATCTGATACTACACACATACATTCCGCACAGAAACCTCTAAATATATGGTAAGCATTggcttcttaaaaacaaaaatcccacaAATCTGAGCCGTGACCCACTTTCTCAAAACTCTTTTAACCTATACCACAAAACAAAGTCTAGATTAGAGTTTAGCAGCAAACAAATCCTACATCAGGAATGTAAAAGCACTGTTATATTGGCTTAAACTACAAAAATATAGTgagcaatgatttttttcactgCAAGAGACAGATAAatcaagaagttaaaaaaatatatagttgctAACTAAATATATTAATCATAATCATCCTTTATCCCCCAGTCTTGGATGACATTTTTGCCTTTATCAGAAAGCAAAGCCCCAAAGACTTCAGCTATTAGCAGACATTAGTGGGCAAAGAGATAGGTCAGGTTAACAAGAAATATCAATTCTCTAAGATTTTCTTGGGTATTGCTGGGTTAATGAGCTTTATGTaatttaggagttctttatgggGCACTGACTTATAAACACCAAAACTTCTCACCTTTCACGAGACCTAGATCTTGAGTGACTTCTGCCTCTTGATGACTTTCTTTCTTTGCGTTTGTGTCTGTCCTCACCATTTTCAGATGAATTTAGCCGCTCTCTTCCTTTATCAGAAGAATGTTCTTTGTCATTATGTTCCTCAGACTTGTGTTTCTTAGAGGACTTATCTTTGGATTCATGTCTTCTTGCCTGTTTTAAGAAGAAGTTGGTTCTTTCAGGAAAATAGTGCAACAAAGAGAGTTAGTATGGGTATCAGTAGACAAAAATGTTGTGATGCAACATTAGTAACCTTAGGAGTGTGTggcaaataaaaaaaatgatcTAGTTTCACATCACCCAAATGTTGCAGAGATATATTACtaactttactttttctttataaaccCCCCAAATGCAGTTTCCTCCCCCAAATATTTCCAATACCGCAATTAAAACAGTAATTTTCGAAGttgaaataatattcaaaaaCCATTATGTCAGAAAAAGAGGAATCACTGATGTTTCTTTAATCTAAAAGAATAAGGGAAGTACACATAtaacaaaacttttaaatttttcaacaaACCTTTTAGAGAAATAGACAATGTGTAAACATCAACTTTTAAATCCAGAGTACAGAATATTaggtttaaaaaattaacaataatgaAGACAATAAGGACACAAGGAAATGCACCAGAAAAACGCATTTCAAATTAGGTAGCTAAGTAAAATTCATCTAAGTATTAATATTTTCTGCAATTTCAAATTACTTTACGCAGAGTTGAAGTGTCCTTTTTATAGCTATACTGTCACATCCTCTCTACAAGACGGCTCTTGATTTTTCTCCCAATGTCTAAACTGTGAAGCAATCACTTTTCATCTTGCAATATCCCAACAGGCTTGGAGTTCTATTACATTTTTCATGTACCTAGGGTAGAAAATGGCAACCgtatctgttttaatttttatgaaatcaaaCTAGGTATAACATAATTAATCCCTATAGCATTCTACAATACACACTTCCCCCATACTCTCAAAGATTAAAAACCAAGGCTTTCACTTCTACAACATATGCATTCAGAGACTGAGCTAAAATTAATTGTATGATCAAGTCTCCATTCTACACTCACATACTAAATTAGGAAGTGCTAAATACTAGATTTCCCCACATTAAGATTTGTCGAATCCATCTTGGAGCTAAAGCTTAAAATGTTGGACATCTCAGAATCACAATTTTAAAGCTGGAAGGAACTCAGACTCTCTAATTCTGTACTTTATGTATGACTAACCTAAGATCTAAAGTCACAAAGCTACACAGTAGCAGAGCTGAACCCAGACCCCATGTTCTTCTGATGCCCAGGCCACGGCTTTTCCACCACAATAGGACAATTATCTCATGTTTCCCAAAATAGGCGATAGCATATTTCTTTCTACTCAAGATTaacttttcttaaaaactaaaaacttagCCAAACATTTTGGAACATGCATGAGGACATATCTGAAAAGGATCATaatatgtaatttattattttgcaGAAAGTTATGAGAGACCTGGAGACACATCTAAATTTTAGTTTCATTGCCAGTTCTCTTTTCTAAGAGCTGATAAAACAGTATTTCCTTGATTTTGCCATATAGTAGCAAACTGGAAAAGCTTTAAGCGGTTTAACTTCCAAAGGTTTTAGAGTTTATTTCAAACCAATTTTCCAAACATAACATTActattaataatgaaaaaaaaaaaaaaaaccattaaaaCCCTTAACTGATTTAAGATATACTTAAGGGAAATAGGAGTTTGAATGACTAATAGTTACCTTATCATGAAGTAGGCTTAT contains:
- the RSRC2 gene encoding arginine/serine-rich coiled-coil protein 2 isoform X3 produces the protein MYLFLLEPQNIIIQDHDQGQEKENESQITKEENTGAGAEAKRTNFFLKQARRHESKDKSSKKHKSEEHNDKEHSSDKGRERLNSSENGEDRHKRKERKSSRGRSHSRSRSRERRHRSRSRERKKSRSRSRERKKSRSRSRERKKSRSRSRERKRRIRSRSRSRSRHRHRSRSRSRTRSRSRDRKKRIEKPRRFSRSLSRTPSPPPFRGRNTAMDAQEALARRLERAKKLQEQREKEMVEKQKQQEIAAAAAATGGSVLNVAALLASGTQVTPQIAMAAQMAALQAKALAETGIAVPSYYNPAAVNPMKFAEQEKKRKMLWQGKKEGDKSQSAEIWEKLNFGNKDQNVKFRKLMGIKSEDEAGCSSVDEESYKTLKQQEEVFRNLDAQYEMARSQTHTQRGMGLGFTSSMRGMDAV
- the RSRC2 gene encoding arginine/serine-rich coiled-coil protein 2 isoform X5, with the translated sequence MIRTNFFLKQARRHESKDKSSKKHKSEEHNDKEHSSDKGRERLNSSENGEDRHKRKERKSSRGRSHSRSRSRERRHRSRSRERKKSRSRSRERKKSRSRSRERKKSRSRSRERKRRIRSRSRSRSRHRHRSRSRSRTRSRSRDRKKRIEKPRRFSRSLSRTPSPPPFRGRNTAMDAQEALARRLERAKKLQEQREKEMVEKQKQQEIAAAAAATGGSVLNVAALLASGTQVTPQIAMAAQMAALQAKALAETGIAVPSYYNPAAVNPMKFAEQEKKRKMLWQGKKEGDKSQSAEIWEKLNFGNKDQNVKFRKLMGIKSEDEAGCSSVDEESYKTLKQQEEVFRNLDAQYEMARSQTHTQRGMGLGFTSSMRGMDAV
- the RSRC2 gene encoding arginine/serine-rich coiled-coil protein 2 isoform X6 yields the protein MIRTNFFLKQARRHESKDKSSKKHKSEEHNDKEHSSDKGRERLNSSENGEDRHKRKERKSSRGRSHSRSRSRERRHRSRSRERKKSRSRSRERKKSRSRSRERKKSRSRSRERKRRIRSRSRSRSRHRHRSRSRSRTRSRSRDRKKRIEKPRRFSRSLSRTPSPPPFRGRNTAMDAQEALARRLERAKKLQEQREKEMVEKQKQQEIAAAAATGGSVLNVAALLASGTQVTPQIAMAAQMAALQAKALAETGIAVPSYYNPAAVNPMKFAEQEKKRKMLWQGKKEGDKSQSAEIWEKLNFGNKDQNVKFRKLMGIKSEDEAGCSSVDEESYKTLKQQEEVFRNLDAQYEMARSQTHTQRGMGLGFTSSMRGMDAV
- the RSRC2 gene encoding arginine/serine-rich coiled-coil protein 2 isoform X2 is translated as MAASDTERDGLAPEKTSPDRDKKKEQSDVSVSPRASKHHYSRSRSRSRERKRKSDNEGRKHRSRSRSKEARRHESKDKSSKKHKSEEHNDKEHSSDKGRERLNSSENGEDRHKRKERKSSRGRSHSRSRSRERRHRSRSRERKKSRSRSRERKKSRSRSRERKKSRSRSRERKRRIRSRSRSRSRHRHRSRSRSRTRSRSRDRKKRIEKPRRFSRSLSRTPSPPPFRGRNTAMDAQEALARRLERAKKLQEQREKEMVEKQKQQEIAAAAATGGSVLNVAALLASGTQVTPQIAMAAQMAALQAKALAETGIAVPSYYNPAAVNPMKFAEQEKKRKMLWQGKKEGDKSQSAEIWEKLNFGNKDQNVKFRKLMGIKSEDEAGCSSVDEESYKTLKQQEEVFRNLDAQYEMARSQTHTQRGMGLGFTSSMRGMDAV
- the RSRC2 gene encoding arginine/serine-rich coiled-coil protein 2 isoform X1; translated protein: MAASDTERDGLAPEKTSPDRDKKKEQSDVSVSPRASKHHYSRSRSRSRERKRKSDNEGRKHRSRSRSKEARRHESKDKSSKKHKSEEHNDKEHSSDKGRERLNSSENGEDRHKRKERKSSRGRSHSRSRSRERRHRSRSRERKKSRSRSRERKKSRSRSRERKKSRSRSRERKRRIRSRSRSRSRHRHRSRSRSRTRSRSRDRKKRIEKPRRFSRSLSRTPSPPPFRGRNTAMDAQEALARRLERAKKLQEQREKEMVEKQKQQEIAAAAAATGGSVLNVAALLASGTQVTPQIAMAAQMAALQAKALAETGIAVPSYYNPAAVNPMKFAEQEKKRKMLWQGKKEGDKSQSAEIWEKLNFGNKDQNVKFRKLMGIKSEDEAGCSSVDEESYKTLKQQEEVFRNLDAQYEMARSQTHTQRGMGLGFTSSMRGMDAV
- the RSRC2 gene encoding arginine/serine-rich coiled-coil protein 2 isoform X4 — protein: MYLFLLEPQNIIIQDHDQGQEKENESQITKEENTGAGAEAKRTNFFLKQARRHESKDKSSKKHKSEEHNDKEHSSDKGRERLNSSENGEDRHKRKERKSSRGRSHSRSRSRERRHRSRSRERKKSRSRSRERKKSRSRSRERKKSRSRSRERKRRIRSRSRSRSRHRHRSRSRSRTRSRSRDRKKRIEKPRRFSRSLSRTPSPPPFRGRNTAMDAQEALARRLERAKKLQEQREKEMVEKQKQQEIAAAAATGGSVLNVAALLASGTQVTPQIAMAAQMAALQAKALAETGIAVPSYYNPAAVNPMKFAEQEKKRKMLWQGKKEGDKSQSAEIWEKLNFGNKDQNVKFRKLMGIKSEDEAGCSSVDEESYKTLKQQEEVFRNLDAQYEMARSQTHTQRGMGLGFTSSMRGMDAV